The window GATTGGGTGAGTTAGGAAAAAGGGAATTAGAATTGGGAATTACCCATTTGGAGAAAGTGAATGCAAAATGGAATTGGGTGGAGATCTCAGGTATGAGGAAAGAGAATAGACtctccatattttttaaattaaaaaggatCCCCTTCACATGGCTTGACTGAAAACTACGTGTTTTGGTTGTCTTTAAAAAACATAATAGTCTTCTTTCTCTTTAATCAATCATTTGTAGAAACTGCAACTGCTGGTCCGCCACTACACTCTACTCCTTCACTACATAGCCAAGCTTGGATGGTCCTCACAGATCCTCATAGCCACTTATCCGGGCCCCGAATGATCTCGTAACCACCTGAATTCCTTAATGCATCTGCCACTGCATAAGATTGAACATTATGCAACAAACTGGGCCAGGAGATTGTTCCAATTGGGTTCTATAGTACACTACCCTCCCAGCCCATGTAAAATCACTACCCGCCGATTCAAGCCGATAATTCAACTCCAACTGAGGTATTGCTTCATGGGGTTTTCTCATATTTTGCTTttattgttctttttctttgccAAAATATGCCTAATTTTGGACCTCAGTTTTCCCATATCAAACAACAGTAGGTACTAGGTCTGTATTTAAGTTATTAAGCGATTTTTCTATAGGGAAGCTTTTGTCCACTAATGTACATTTCGAATCTAATTAACTTATTATGTCAACAGTTTACTGAGCTTGGAagttaaatattttgaaaaaatgttaaataaattaaaaagtcATCTCACAAACAAATTACAACTTATATTAAATGATTCTACTTTTGATTATATCGAGACTTTTTGCATAAAATCACACACCTAGTTATTGCGCAGTGGTAAGTGAGAATAGTATCAATGAGATCAGTGGTAGGCCGCTACCCGTCTatgaaactttaacaaaaaatggtGCCTTTCATTTGAAGTCGAGTTTATAGTTTGGCAGACCCAACCGTAGCTAAGTTGACTAAAACAATATGTTACTCACTCTACAGTCTACACCCAAGTTCCAATCATCCGTCTTCATACTTCGGATTAGATAAAAATGTCGAAGACCAAAtgattaaaaaggaaaaaggagtgGATAGTTTCTGCAAGCGTGGATTTTTTAGATGGATTAAGCTTTGATGTGGGAAAAAGTAGAAACGGTTGTAGGGAACCTTAATAAACTTGCAGGAAAGGAGTGGGGAAGGAATCAGATTAACTAGCATTGCCAAAAAGCATCCCATGAATTGCTACTGCTTTGGTCTACTACTGCTTTCTCCACACGTAATCTTCTCCACCCTCATCCTTTATATTGCATATTGTCAAACTTTCTTAGCTCAATGCATTCATGTAATTTCATCTACGTAAAGTTAGAAAGAACGAAAGATTGAAAGATAGGCAGAGGAAGTAAGAAAAATGACAAAACGCTTCAATATGTTAATTTTACCGCTTTTATCTGTTTTTATGGTTCTTTCAGGTATTATTTCTAGACCTTGTCAATTTTTCTGGTTTATGTTTCTTTCACAATTTGTATGGATAATGACAGTGATTAGAATTTAGCATCAGTTCTTTTGTAAACAAGCTCGAATCCTACAATATGAtcgaaatttgaaatattaatCTGTCACGTCCTTGGAGTAAATTGAACTGTGGAAAAAATTAACTACCCTTTTAGTTAATTTGtttcatgtcaaattttagAGCAATTGGTTTCTTGGATGTTTGCAGGAGCAAAGTTATCCGAGTCTGCTAGAACTTTCACCAttataaacaattgcaaggAGACAGTCTGGCCTGCAGTGACTCCTGGGGACAACTTCAATGGTGGTGGTTTTGTGCTAAAACCGGGCCAGTCAATGGTGTTCACTGCCCGGGTTAGCTGGTCTGGCAGGATATGGGGTCGAACATGCTGCAACTTTGACAAAAATGGCAATGGCTCGTGTGAGACTGGGTCCTGTGGCAGCACCCTCCAGTGTGTAGCCTCAGGAAAGCCCCCAGCAATGCTCACCGAATTCACATTGGCCGCGGTAGACTTTTATGATGTGATCCTTGTGACGGATTCAACTTGCCATtggttgtgatacctctaaatgGTACGGGAAACTGCAGTGTATCTGGTTGTGACGGGGACCTAAGACCAAATTGCCCGAATGAGTTAGCTGTCAAAGCAAATGGGAAGAAAGTTGGATGCAGAAGTGCGTGTGATGTGTTCGACACAGATGAGTACTGCTGCAGAGGGCGTTATGGCAATGCTGCTGTGTGTAAACCCACATATTATTCCAAGAAGTTCAAAGAAGCATGCCCTACTGCCTACAGCTATGCTTATGATGCTCCGAGCAGTATCTTTGCTTGCTCAGGCACAGATTATGTCGTTGCTTTCTGCTCAACGAGGTTTGTCATCAGCTAATTACATGCACTAAAAACTGTTTTAGATCTCTCTTTGGAATTTGGATACAGTGATTCTAAAATCCAGGGTCCAAATAAGAAAAGATTTTgaacattgaaatttgattctcttgccAAATATATGTCCGCTCTTGATGGTGCGTTCTTGGCaaataaaaattgatcaatgtttTAGCATTTTCTATCCGATTTTTTTCCTTGTGGTGTCAGTTATCCACTTTATTGTTGATTATATGTATGCAGGAAGCAACAGGCGTGCACATATCACCACCACAAGCTTGTGTGTGGTAATGGATCTGGATCAGTAGGTTTAAAGTCATTGAGATGGTGGGCTGTGATGATTGGATTGTTAATGATGACTAATTTAtggattaatttttaaaaaataagctTTTTTATTCCTCTCTAAGTTTAGAGGTGTGTTTTACTTCCCCTTTGAAATTAGAAGCAGCACTTTAAAAGAACGTCTTTTTTTCAGAGAATTGTCCATGCTGGTTGGTTGTAAAGGATGAAGTTGttcattttattcttttcttttcaaagagAGAGAATATACTTGAATATAGTTGCTTTACACAAACTTTGTATGTATCCACTCTCTCATCATCAACTTCTTATTATCAAGATAGAAGGTTGAgttagtttggtattgttgtattttttttttaaattgtaagtATGATCAGCGTTGAAATAAATCAGTTTAAGTGTTTGTTCCTTCCTAACTACCCATCTCGATCTATCTTTCCTAACCTACAACCATACCCgtttcaatttttgttctttaaatTTTCACTTTCATTTTCATAAACCTATTTCGATGTATCTATGTGCACTCTCACAAATGGGAGAAGTAGACTCTTCTCTCTCACTGATAATTTTGCCTTGTCATCCCAGCAAAGGATTTCGATCTAATGAGATAGCAAGCTCAAGCTTGGAGGAGACGGCGAGGAGAAAGAAAGGGCACGATGCACAGAAAGAAAGGGTAGGATCAccattaaaaattcattaaagaGTCACTTTTCACCCGTGCTGCTTCTGCTTGCCTTTGAAAGAATCTCCGATCCTCTTTACGAGGATCTCAGGAATTCTCAAATTGTGTTCATTCATCGTAAATCAtatggtcagaaattatttaaatatttttatttaaaattaaacataaacaatacATGTCAAAAATTGGATGGACGATGTAAGATGAACGGATACGATTTGAGGATTCCTAGAATCCTTACAAataggatccggagaggattctCCTTGgctttgaatggccttaatTGTGAAAAAAGTAGAATGTTTTTGTTTACAAACATATAATACAGCCCAGTTTTTTTAGACCTtcttttgaagaaaattaagcACTCCCAAACTAGTACTAAAtctttcaaataaataaaatcaacttATTCTTGACAACGCTTCAAAGGTGGTCCTATGTAGAAATCTCATGGATGACAGTTGTTGATTAATTAAAAAGAATGAGTCATAAAAGACCTGAGTTTGTCCATACTCTCTGAACCCAAGTTCCAATCCCatgaatttaatattattatccAGTTGGTTGTAAAATAAAAGGTGGGTCATAAGTTTGGATCTTTCAAAACGCCGAAGAAGTTTCGTCTAAAACAAGACTTCAGTTCCGCATTATTCACCCCAAAAACTGTGACCAAAGCAGACagagaagaataaaaaataaataaaaatgagacGGCAACTCGCGATCTATCAATATGGATCAGAATTGCATCCCGAGCAACCCACATATTTTGATCCTGACGATTGGATTCAAATTTCCGTCTAATAAACTCAAACCCAAAGTCTCATACCACTTCAATGTGTTTAGTTTGACCATGTTGAATTAGATTGTGAACAATAGAAATCGCTTATTTTATTATCACTATACAAAAGCATAAGGATTTAAGCTTAAACCTCAATTTTATCATAGCACATTTCATGTTTCGTCCAtaataactcaaaaatacaATATGGTATATACATCTCGATGCTCAATCtaacaacaaaattttgtttttaattcatCAAGTGACAATATTACCTCCAACAAATATAAGTAGTTCAATGTTGAATGTCGAATCAATCCCTATTTTGCATATGTCCCGATAATATCAAGATGTCCATgcttcaaaaatataaatataaatataaagaaaaattcataaaaaaatatcaagCGAAGTATGTATACATGTGTAAAATTGTAAGTAGCGGGTAGATACATATACCTACTCAAAATGGATTTAGCCAAAGTGTTTTCCTTACACCGTTTACCTGCCAAAAAAGAATCATAAAGCATGGTGTCTGTTTGCGTTAGAAATACGAAATTATTGTGTCTTATAATTAActgagaaaaagagagaggtgcacaataaaaaaatagcaAAGAGGTTGTAGAATGTTTAAGAATTCTTGTGTTGTatttgtgacatctcacatcatCTAGGAgagtgattcttatatgtatatttctatctctacctagcacgagatcttttgggagctcactggctttgggttccatcggaactccgaagttaagaaAGTAGCGCGCgggagcattcccatgatgggtgatccactgggaagttctcgtgtagcattcccatgataggtgactcactgggaagttctctcgtgtgagttcccagaaacaaaaccgtgaagacgtggtcggggtccaaagcggacaatatcatgttacgATGGTAGAGCGGGTCCGGAAAGAGGTCCCTCCCGAGCCGGAATGTGACAGTATTTCTTCCCATgcaatgtttttatttataataaaataaaataaaatttaacttaTCCTCCGAATAAATAcaatcttaaaaataaaaaataaaatggtaaAGTAATAGTTACATTTATTTTACAATTAAAGAATATCCATAACAGGAACGAAACAATTATAAACGAAGGACCTCTCTCTcgaacacaaaaaataaaatggcgGGAGGTGGAAAGTTCCCCTCGAAAGTGTTCGTATCGTACAAACCTAGTCCAATGCCTCTTCcgctttttcttaattttttataaattcaatcaaattattgggaactttttttttcctttaacgTTAAGCGTTCCGGAAGTAGCCCCTTTCACCGCCGTGCTGAAATTCGTTGCCGAGGAATTCAAAGTGTCTCCCCAAACCAGCGGTACCATCACCAACGGTAATTCGATTTCTGGGCTTTTGCATGCTGCTGTACATTTCGGTTGTCTCGTGAAGTCTGTGACTATCCGAATTGATGATTTATGTGTGATCGCAAATTTCGATTGATTGTTTGTGGGGTTTAGGGCATTGATCGGAAtcgaattagggtttttggtttttggtaaTTGGGCATCCCATATTTCATATTCCTAAGTATGAGATTGCAATACGCTTATGAAGATTATATCTTGTGGTCTTTTTAATTGACAACTCGAATTTATAATTCATCTAGAGCATAAGTGGTATAAACTCGAATAAAGATCGAATTTTGAATTTAGGGAATGGATAGAGCGACTTCACATAAGTGCACTTTAGAATTTCTATAGAATGTTTGAACAGTTCATAATTTTTCTCTGCTTCAGCTGAGATGTACTTGAAATCCCCTACATTTTTATGGAGAATCAATGTGCACAATTTGAAATGCGTGACTTCATTGCCACCACGTAACGGTATCTCAGTCCTTTTCCCTTTGAGGACAACACGCTTTGTTTTGTTAGCTTAATTACTATATGATTCCCATATCCTAAGAGATCAAAACAGAAATTAGAAGAAATTGATATTTAACAAAAGTAAATGTATGTCAATATCATAGGGAAGAATATTAAGAAAGGAAAGATGATACAGTATCTTGGAAGACAGTGTAGATTTTATACTTATACAGTGGGCTCTGCAAGACCTCTTAATTTTCAGGATATTAATGCCTTGGGTGTTgaaattttgttgtttatttcttCTCACTTTTGTGCAGATGGTGTTGGAATCAATCCTCAGCAAAGTGCAGGTCTGCCAATGCGTTAcctttatttctcttttctgtTCTCCATTTATGTTTTTGCTATTGTATAATTTTGTATCCTAAATTCCTAATCTGCAATTTAGACGCACTATATAGATTTACCCTACCAACCTTCTCTCTGTAGAATTAGTCTTCATAACATTAGTTCAACATGGatgtattttatgtttaaacACTCCAGGCCTTATGAGTAACAGAAAGCgtattaaaagatggaatggtCGAAATTATGGCATGACAGCTGTTGCTAGTTACCCTggtaataattaaaaagaaaaaaggagtgGATAGTTTCTGCAAACGGGGATTTTTATTAAGCTTTGATGTGGGAAAAAGTGGAAACGGTGGTAGGGAACCTTAATAAACTTGCAGGAAAGGATTAGGGAAGGAATCAGATTTGCTAACATTGCCAAAAAGAATCCATGCATTACTACTGCTTTGGTTTACTAGTGCTTTCTCCACACGTATTCTTCTCCACCCTCTTCCTTTATATGTGCATATTGTCAAACTTTCTTAGCACAATTCTTCATGTAGTTTCATCAACCTCAAGTTAGAAAGAACGAAAGATCGATTGATAGGCAGAGGAAgtaagaaaaatggaaaaacatttcaatctgtTGATGTTACCACTTTTACCAGTTGTTATGTTTCTTTCAGGTATTACctaggtaatgctagggagaccaaatttctaaaccaaattttgtaagatgttgatgattggattttaCTTTAGTGTTGATTGACGTGCTTATTACCTAtcggtgacacatcatttggtttgtaaatttggtttaaatgtggtctccttagcattatccTATTTCTTGATCATATCAATTTTTctggtttatgtttatttcaCAGTTTGTGTGGATAATAGCATTGACTAGAATGCAGTATTGGTCCTTTTGTAAACATGCTCAAATTAATATGATCGAAATTCAGAATATTAATCTGTCACATCCTTAGAGTACATAAAGGATGGAAAAAATTAACAACCCTTTTAGTTAATTTGTGCACCAATAtttcatgtcaaattttagAGCAATTGGTTTCTTGGATGTTTGCAGGACCAAAGTTATCCGAATCTGCTAGAACTTTCACCATTGTAAACAATTGCAAAGAGACAGTCTGGCCTGCAGTGATTCCTGCGGACAACTTCACTGCTGGTGGTTTTGTGCTAAAACCAGGCCAGTCAATCCTGTTCACTGCCCCACTTAGCTGGTCTGGCAGGATATGGGGTCGAACAGGCTGCAACTTTGACAAAAATGGCAATGGTTCGTGCCAGACCGGGTCCTGTGGCAACGCCCTCCAGTGTGGAGCCTCAGCAAAGCCCCCAGCAACACTCGCCGAATTCACATTGGCCAAGCAAGACTTTTATGATGTGAGCCTTGTTGATGGGTTCAACTTGCCGTTGGTTGTGACACCTCTAAATGGTACGGGAAATTGCAGTGTATCTGGTTGTGACACGGACCTGAGACCGAATTGCCCGAAAGAGCTAGCTATCAAGGCAAATGGGAAGAATATTGGATGCAGAAGCGCGTGTGACGTGTTCAACACAGATGAGTACTGCTGCCGAGGGCGTTATGGCAATGCTGCGGTGTGTAAACCCACATATTATTCCAAGAAGTTCAAAGAAGCATGCCCTACTGCCTACAGTTATGCTTATGATGATCCGACCAGTATCTTTACTTGCTCGGGCACAGATTACGTCGTCGCTTTCTGCTCAACCAGGTTTGTCATCAGCTAATTACATGCACAAAAACTGTTTTAAATCTCTCTTTGGGATTTGGATGCAGTGATTATATAATCGAGGGTCGAAATAAGAAAAGATTTTgaacattgaaatttgattcttgTTCGTATATTTGTATCTTCGGTAATGTTTTCTTGCCAAATATATGTGCGCTCTTGATGCTGCGCGCtttgcaaaataaaaattgatcaatgtttTAGCATTTTGTATCTGATTTTTTTCCCCTTGTGGTGTAAGttattcacttttatttttatgcagGAAGCGACCGATGTGCACATATCGCCACCACAAGATTCCGTGTCCTAATGTGTCTGGATCAGTAGGTTTAAAGTCATTTAGATGGTGGGCTGTTGGATTGTTAATGATGATTAATTTATGgattaatttttgaaaaaatagtttttatcCTCTCCAAGTTTAGAGGTGTATTTCACATCCCTTCTGAACTTAGAAGCAGCACTTCAAAAGATGACTTTTTTCAGAGAATTGTCCATGCACCATGCTGGTTGGTTGTACAAGTGAAGTTGttcattttattcttttcttttcaaagagAATATATTTGAATGCAGTTGCTTTACACAACCTTTGCTTGTCTCCACTCTCTCATCTTCAACTTCTTAATAAACAAGATATAAGGTTGAGTTATTAGgtctagtttggtattgttacgtttttgcaaaaaaaatattttggtaAAATATACTTTGTAAAAGTGTTGTGAATAGAAAAATAATGTTAAAGTGTtcggtaaatttttttgtaaatttgtaataacTAAGACAGAAGGGTTCCGGGTAAAGGTGGAGGCTCAATTACAAGAGAATCCCCGCGAACCCTGGAACTAGCTTGCTTTCGTAGGGTCCGAATTTGGATCCTACCAGAGTTGGTGGGCTCATCATGAATAACCAAAAAGgacattgattttaattttatttttcagtaaactaatataaat of the Pyrus communis chromosome 1, drPyrComm1.1, whole genome shotgun sequence genome contains:
- the LOC137710754 gene encoding pathogenesis-related thaumatin-like protein 3.5, with the protein product MEKHFNLLMLPLLPVVMFLSGPKLSESARTFTIVNNCKETVWPAVIPADNFTAGGFVLKPGQSILFTAPLSWSGRIWGRTGCNFDKNGNGSCQTGSCGNALQCGASAKPPATLAEFTLAKQDFYDVSLVDGFNLPLVVTPLNGTGNCSVSGCDTDLRPNCPKELAIKANGKNIGCRSACDVFNTDEYCCRGRYGNAAVCKPTYYSKKFKEACPTAYSYAYDDPTSIFTCSGTDYVVAFCSTRKRPMCTYRHHKIPCPNVSGSVGLKSFRWWAVGLLMMINLWINF